A stretch of Caenibius tardaugens NBRC 16725 DNA encodes these proteins:
- a CDS encoding TonB-dependent receptor domain-containing protein, translating to MMLANSRILKNALFASAACGLVSLAQPALAQDGTTTNDNREIVVTGTLIRQTSSPSPLAVVSGEDIAARALTNAAELVNTLPSNSGSEAGTDQLGQPLTSGTAQFNLRNLGLGSTLVLLNNRRHTLSAVANNDGSTFVDINSMVPLIAVQRLEVVKDGAAATYGSDAVAGVVNFITRKRVERPELSARVNFIDGARQINVDGIAGFEVAGGDLVIAASYYKSTRLESYKRKFSTASTFGRPAWHSVSSYGMPGSYYLPSIKNYRPDPDCTNGAFPDSYKNSPADAFCRFDFSGYYDLIPKEQRIQVFASYNTTLGDAINFNLEAAYAKTKNTNTSSPSFPILAVSPIVPASHPDNPFGEDVYFRGRMLNGSYGPSITHNNYETFRIAGGLDGELAKSWNWSVNATYSQQTALYNKPDTIKSAFINALNGLGGSGCNPATGTPGVGNCHYFNPFGSAYLGTGTANSPELVKSLIGYSDMHGKASLFTVDGVVSGDLFQLGDKPVQAAVGVQYRRSTFRHNWGDLINAGELITLGQAPDFSGSQETYSVFGELKVPLGTIAEANFSGRYEKYKGSFGRFTPKISLLAYPFEMLTLRASWGKAFRAPGVYQQFAVQSAQPGVTDPKSAAFVFVNTRTFGNRNLDPERSTNWNLGLTFTPVRNVELNFDYYNFKYKDLIVKENPQPFINQAHLDDLAGLTNTPAQQRVHREINGNLQMVDLNFINASSVEVEGFDAGARIWFETGIGRIEARADWAHVVKYDIRTVAGGAVIDGVGSVNFNNLGRSMPQDRVEYGVYWSSGAHSLNVLGHYISGYRNDRAGITNPRIKSHNTYDVQYSVTLDGLLGLGGTTLSVGAINVFDKDPPVAQLFLGFDPMIHDPRGRVVYVGLNQKL from the coding sequence ATGATGCTTGCCAATTCGCGAATATTGAAAAATGCCCTGTTTGCATCCGCCGCATGTGGCCTTGTCAGTCTGGCACAACCCGCGCTGGCGCAGGATGGGACCACCACGAATGACAATCGCGAAATCGTCGTCACCGGCACGCTGATCCGCCAGACATCGAGCCCTTCGCCCCTTGCCGTGGTCAGCGGGGAAGACATCGCGGCGCGGGCGCTGACCAATGCCGCCGAACTGGTGAACACCCTGCCATCCAACTCGGGCTCGGAAGCGGGAACCGACCAGTTGGGCCAGCCGCTCACATCCGGCACGGCCCAGTTCAACCTGCGCAATCTCGGGCTTGGTTCGACCCTGGTCCTGCTCAATAACCGTCGCCACACGCTGTCCGCTGTGGCCAACAACGATGGCAGCACCTTTGTCGACATCAATTCGATGGTGCCGCTGATCGCCGTGCAACGGCTGGAAGTCGTCAAGGACGGCGCTGCGGCCACTTATGGGTCTGATGCGGTCGCAGGCGTGGTGAACTTCATCACCCGCAAACGGGTGGAGCGTCCCGAGTTATCCGCACGAGTCAATTTCATAGATGGCGCCCGGCAGATCAACGTGGACGGCATTGCCGGCTTCGAAGTGGCGGGCGGCGATCTGGTGATTGCTGCGTCCTACTACAAAAGCACGCGTCTGGAATCGTACAAGCGCAAATTCTCCACCGCATCCACCTTCGGTCGCCCCGCGTGGCATTCGGTGTCGAGCTACGGCATGCCCGGCTCCTACTACCTGCCGAGCATCAAGAATTACCGGCCCGATCCCGATTGCACCAATGGCGCGTTCCCCGATAGCTACAAGAACTCGCCCGCCGACGCATTCTGCCGTTTCGATTTTTCAGGCTATTACGACCTGATCCCGAAGGAACAGCGGATACAGGTCTTCGCCAGTTATAACACCACGCTGGGCGATGCGATCAACTTCAACCTTGAAGCGGCCTACGCGAAAACAAAGAACACGAACACATCGTCGCCGTCCTTCCCGATCCTCGCGGTATCGCCCATTGTGCCCGCATCCCACCCCGACAATCCGTTCGGCGAAGATGTCTACTTCCGCGGGCGCATGCTGAACGGGTCCTATGGCCCGTCGATCACGCATAACAACTATGAAACATTCCGGATTGCTGGCGGGCTCGACGGCGAACTCGCGAAAAGCTGGAACTGGTCGGTCAACGCAACCTACAGCCAGCAGACCGCGCTGTACAACAAGCCTGACACGATCAAGTCCGCGTTCATCAACGCGCTGAACGGCCTGGGCGGATCAGGCTGCAACCCGGCCACCGGCACTCCTGGCGTGGGCAATTGCCATTACTTCAACCCGTTCGGGTCTGCCTATCTCGGCACGGGCACCGCCAACAGCCCTGAACTGGTCAAAAGCCTGATTGGCTATTCCGACATGCACGGCAAGGCCTCGCTGTTCACTGTCGACGGCGTCGTCTCGGGCGATCTGTTCCAGTTGGGTGACAAGCCGGTTCAGGCCGCTGTGGGCGTGCAATATCGGCGCAGCACCTTCCGCCACAATTGGGGCGATCTCATCAACGCTGGTGAACTCATCACGCTCGGTCAGGCCCCGGACTTTTCCGGATCGCAGGAAACCTATTCGGTGTTCGGCGAACTGAAAGTGCCGCTCGGCACCATCGCCGAAGCGAATTTCTCCGGGCGTTATGAAAAATACAAGGGCAGCTTCGGCCGCTTCACGCCCAAGATTTCCCTGCTTGCCTATCCGTTTGAGATGCTCACCCTGCGCGCCAGCTGGGGCAAGGCATTCCGTGCGCCGGGCGTGTATCAACAGTTCGCGGTACAGTCCGCGCAACCGGGTGTGACCGATCCCAAATCGGCCGCCTTCGTGTTCGTCAACACGCGAACCTTCGGCAATCGCAATCTTGATCCGGAACGCTCCACCAACTGGAACCTGGGGCTGACCTTCACCCCCGTGCGCAATGTCGAACTCAATTTCGACTATTATAACTTCAAGTACAAAGATCTGATCGTGAAGGAAAATCCGCAACCCTTCATCAATCAGGCACATCTTGATGATCTGGCCGGGCTGACCAACACCCCGGCGCAGCAACGCGTCCACCGCGAAATCAATGGCAACCTGCAGATGGTGGACCTGAACTTTATCAATGCCTCCTCCGTCGAAGTCGAAGGTTTCGATGCGGGCGCGCGGATATGGTTCGAAACCGGAATTGGGCGCATCGAAGCCCGCGCCGATTGGGCCCATGTGGTGAAGTACGATATCCGCACTGTCGCCGGCGGGGCCGTGATCGATGGTGTGGGGAGCGTCAATTTCAACAACCTCGGCCGATCCATGCCGCAGGATCGCGTGGAATATGGCGTGTACTGGTCTTCCGGCGCGCACAGCCTGAACGTGTTGGGCCACTATATCAGCGGCTACAGAAACGACCGTGCGGGCATCACCAACCCGCGTATCAAATCGCACAACACCTATGACGTCCAGTACAGCGTCACGCTCGATGGCCTGTTGGGCCTGGGCGGCACAACCCTGTCGGTGGGCGCCATCAACGTGTTCGACAAGGATCCACCGGTTGCCCAGCTTTTCCTGGGGTTCGATCCGATGATCCACGATCCGCGCGGCCGTGTGGTCTACGTCGGGCTAAATCAGAAACTGTGA
- a CDS encoding alpha/beta hydrolase: MGSYKVTDGVVELGKVRLPLPDTVSPEARAYLSFDPNQGQPEDAAPLPMWKMRDALAPAFEMLNQQAQQAYPVDIEEVQIAGVRCHRVKPIDAPEANKTKVLINLHGGGFVLGSGSLGEAIPIANETQCEVIAVDYRLAPEHPYPAAVDDIVAVYRTVLEYHAANDIALFGTSAGGFLTAMAIMRFKQEGLPLPCCCGVFTAGGDFAELGDTFHYLTLAGFYGHVGAPMNDPSSERAAFLGDADPNDPLVAPIKGDLSDFPPTLLVTGTRDAVLSSAAMFHLALRKAGRDAELYVFEAMAHAFWYSVNMPESREAIHIMARYFEKHLFS, translated from the coding sequence ATGGGCAGCTACAAGGTCACCGATGGCGTCGTCGAACTGGGCAAGGTGCGTTTGCCCCTGCCCGATACCGTCAGCCCCGAAGCGCGCGCCTATCTCAGCTTCGACCCCAATCAGGGGCAGCCTGAAGATGCCGCCCCCCTGCCGATGTGGAAAATGCGCGATGCCCTGGCCCCGGCGTTCGAAATGCTCAACCAGCAGGCCCAGCAGGCCTATCCCGTCGATATCGAGGAAGTGCAGATCGCGGGGGTACGCTGCCACCGGGTGAAGCCGATCGATGCGCCGGAAGCCAACAAGACCAAGGTCCTGATCAACCTTCACGGGGGCGGCTTCGTGCTCGGCTCCGGCTCGCTCGGCGAAGCGATCCCGATCGCCAATGAAACACAATGCGAAGTGATTGCGGTGGATTACCGGCTCGCCCCGGAACACCCCTATCCCGCCGCCGTGGACGATATCGTCGCGGTGTATCGCACCGTGCTGGAATACCATGCCGCCAACGACATTGCGCTGTTCGGCACATCGGCTGGCGGCTTCCTTACCGCGATGGCGATCATGCGCTTCAAGCAGGAAGGGCTGCCCCTGCCCTGCTGCTGCGGAGTATTCACCGCGGGCGGCGATTTCGCGGAACTGGGCGACACGTTCCATTACCTGACACTCGCCGGTTTCTATGGCCATGTCGGCGCACCGATGAACGATCCCTCCAGCGAACGCGCGGCGTTTCTGGGCGACGCCGATCCCAATGATCCGCTGGTTGCCCCGATCAAGGGCGATCTTTCGGACTTCCCGCCCACACTGCTGGTAACCGGCACCCGCGATGCGGTGCTGAGCTCCGCCGCGATGTTCCATCTCGCACTGCGCAAGGCCGGGCGCGATGCCGAACTCTACGTCTTCGAAGCGATGGCGCATGCTTTCTGGTACAGCGTGAACATGCCTGAATCCCGCGAAGCGATCCACATCATGGCGCGCTACTTCGAGAAGCACCTGTTTTCCTGA
- a CDS encoding Gfo/Idh/MocA family protein, producing the protein MDQQLAPSSGAQPRASTSPVRVGIVGANPDRGWGSGVHRRVIDYLPDFELTAVCTTRQDTAEKAASLFGARHAFTDPAQLAAHPDVDLVAVCVLAPHHYAIARSALLAGKHVYCEWPLAITLEQAEELAQIAADRGVKAMIGLHLNGAPALRHAASLVQDGFIGTMQDINLHVRVPGSITQTMATRAHGTHLLSIYGGHLLGAISSHFAPIVGWTARSAIHLPPFDETGTPCTRDAPDHILIHGKLANGALFSLDLGSMSFAGMESHWRIGGSGGTLRLDSTAPDMPAMEALTLSGAQLGQPVQPLPLPEALDCTAIPRAPLRYSAYPGVDASRDALVSIGNLYEDLARAIHDGTQPFPDFAHGVAIQRLAAEIDQTLIASAQQGAAHNEKDRP; encoded by the coding sequence ATGGATCAACAACTTGCCCCTTCGTCCGGCGCGCAGCCCCGCGCTTCAACCTCACCAGTGCGTGTCGGCATTGTCGGCGCCAATCCTGATCGCGGCTGGGGATCGGGCGTGCATCGCCGCGTTATCGATTATCTGCCCGACTTCGAACTGACTGCCGTGTGCACCACGCGGCAGGATACCGCAGAAAAGGCCGCCAGCCTGTTCGGCGCGCGCCATGCCTTTACCGATCCCGCGCAACTGGCTGCGCATCCCGATGTCGATCTTGTCGCGGTTTGCGTTCTGGCCCCGCACCATTACGCGATCGCCCGTTCCGCCCTGCTCGCCGGGAAGCATGTCTATTGCGAATGGCCGCTGGCGATCACTCTCGAGCAAGCGGAAGAACTGGCGCAGATCGCCGCAGATCGCGGGGTGAAGGCCATGATCGGGCTGCACCTCAATGGTGCCCCCGCCCTCCGCCATGCCGCATCGCTGGTGCAGGATGGCTTCATCGGCACGATGCAGGATATCAACCTGCACGTGCGTGTGCCGGGTTCGATCACGCAGACCATGGCGACGCGCGCCCATGGCACCCATCTTCTGTCGATCTACGGGGGCCACCTGCTGGGTGCGATCAGCAGCCATTTCGCCCCGATTGTGGGCTGGACGGCACGTTCGGCAATCCATCTCCCGCCGTTCGACGAAACCGGAACGCCCTGCACGCGCGATGCGCCCGATCATATCCTGATCCATGGCAAATTGGCCAATGGCGCACTGTTCAGCCTCGATCTCGGCAGCATGTCGTTTGCGGGTATGGAATCGCACTGGCGGATCGGCGGCAGCGGTGGAACGCTCCGTCTCGATTCGACCGCGCCCGATATGCCCGCGATGGAAGCGCTCACCCTATCCGGGGCACAGCTCGGACAACCGGTGCAGCCCCTGCCCCTGCCCGAAGCGCTCGATTGCACTGCCATTCCGCGCGCACCGCTGCGCTATTCGGCCTATCCCGGGGTGGACGCATCGCGCGATGCGCTGGTTTCGATCGGCAATCTTTATGAAGATCTGGCCCGCGCCATTCATGACGGCACGCAACCCTTTCCCGATTTCGCACACGGCGTGGCAATCCAGCGCCTCGCCGCCGAGATCGACCAGACATTGATCGCCAGCGCGCAACAGGGCGCGGCTCATAACGAGAAGGATAGACCATGA
- a CDS encoding helix-turn-helix transcriptional regulator — MRNPPVERVCVVEMNLPGLNVTIEDARFGREMELAPARHDVVAFNLSRTPVDIHACYISRRARSPYRRFGSVSYVPAGIGLHMFGKEAGASMLMCRFEQHGQNGTFANAGPSDVARLEKCTDIRNRDIVRALERIAEETLNPGLGSETLIAGIAATLAVDLLRLAQGDEDGLSANEQLRRLEAYCAQNIAGRPSLTEAADLCGVTARQLALALKQASGLGFSQFVAGMRLRQARQMLRETGLPIKEISYRCGFSHVSSFTSAFREAEGRTPHRYRLNSQH; from the coding sequence GTGCGCAACCCGCCCGTGGAAAGGGTATGCGTGGTGGAAATGAACCTTCCGGGATTGAACGTGACGATCGAGGATGCGCGGTTCGGGCGCGAGATGGAATTAGCACCGGCGCGCCACGATGTGGTGGCATTCAACCTGTCGCGCACGCCGGTCGATATTCACGCCTGCTATATTTCACGGCGCGCGCGCAGCCCGTACCGCCGGTTCGGGTCTGTCAGCTATGTCCCCGCGGGGATCGGATTGCACATGTTCGGCAAGGAAGCGGGGGCATCCATGCTGATGTGCCGGTTCGAACAGCACGGGCAGAACGGAACCTTCGCCAATGCCGGGCCATCTGATGTCGCGCGGCTGGAAAAATGCACCGATATCCGCAATCGCGACATCGTGCGGGCACTGGAACGCATCGCGGAGGAAACGTTGAACCCCGGTCTCGGTAGCGAGACCTTGATCGCCGGTATTGCTGCCACGCTGGCTGTCGATCTGCTTCGGCTGGCGCAAGGGGATGAAGACGGATTGTCGGCGAACGAACAGTTACGCAGATTGGAAGCCTATTGTGCGCAGAACATCGCAGGTCGGCCCAGTTTGACGGAGGCGGCCGATCTGTGCGGGGTGACGGCGCGGCAATTGGCCCTCGCGTTGAAGCAGGCGAGTGGTCTGGGGTTCAGCCAGTTCGTGGCGGGCATGCGGCTGCGCCAAGCGCGCCAGATGCTGCGGGAAACCGGCTTGCCGATCAAGGAAATATCCTATCGTTGCGGGTTCAGCCATGTCAGCAGTTTTACCAGCGCCTTCCGCGAAGCTGAAGGGCGAACCCCCCATCGTTATCGGTTGAACAGCCAGCATTGA
- a CDS encoding NAD(P)/FAD-dependent oxidoreductase, whose amino-acid sequence MTSNRFPHLLSPGRIGTMELRNRIAVTAMGVSLSEDDGTVGERLIAYHEEQAKGGVGLIISGVASVAWPVGCVAWQQTAISDDRFIPNLTKLTERVHAHGAKIAAQLHHGGLVAGYAAARWGHPLWAPAIPPASKGNFTDYFLMEELAGLAGMTPPEIKVMEQADIDLVVQQFAAGARRAKQAGFDGVEIHSGHGYLLSSFISPLTNTRTDAYGGSLENRMRLVLEVVGAVRAEVGPDYPVWVKLDSREVGKPGGITVEDAQQSAKMLEAAGVDALTMTTYHDTGDGKLHSESHTPHVDAWNLPATAKVKAAVSIPVLGSGRVEPDVGDRAIGKGEVDFIAMGRKLLADPHLPNKLAAGNPEKVRPCIYCYTCISAIYMSDHARCAVNPELGYEYQQKPKPAGNQHIAVIGGGPGGMESARRLAALGNKVTLIEKSDRLGGTLRFASLAYEPNERLLNWLRAEVAEASIDVRLSTEATPELLRQLGVDKVIVATGAIRGMPPIPGNDLPHVFSGDDMRNMMLGESSSELKRKTGLLTRMATKIGAATGVTANLDVVRKATHAWMPLGQNIVIIGGELVGIELAEFLHERGRTVTVVDEAPRLGKGLLLVRRMRILAELAEHGVSLQAGAADITIDKDAVRFVDAAGQAQTVPADNVIVARGAEGNLALAELLRAEGFTVETVGDANGVGYIEGAMRGAAEAVAAI is encoded by the coding sequence ATGACCTCGAACCGTTTCCCTCACCTCCTCTCGCCCGGCCGGATAGGCACCATGGAATTGCGCAACCGCATCGCGGTGACCGCAATGGGGGTCAGCCTGTCCGAAGACGATGGGACCGTGGGTGAACGGCTGATCGCCTATCACGAAGAACAGGCCAAAGGCGGCGTCGGGCTGATTATTTCCGGGGTGGCCAGCGTGGCATGGCCCGTGGGTTGCGTGGCGTGGCAGCAGACAGCCATTTCAGACGACCGCTTCATCCCCAACCTCACGAAATTGACAGAACGCGTGCATGCCCATGGCGCAAAAATCGCCGCGCAGCTCCACCACGGCGGGCTGGTCGCTGGCTATGCCGCCGCGCGCTGGGGCCACCCCCTCTGGGCACCGGCCATTCCCCCTGCATCGAAAGGCAACTTCACCGACTACTTCCTGATGGAAGAACTGGCCGGTCTCGCCGGCATGACACCGCCTGAGATCAAGGTAATGGAACAGGCCGATATCGATCTGGTCGTCCAGCAATTCGCCGCTGGCGCCCGCCGCGCAAAGCAGGCCGGGTTCGATGGCGTCGAAATCCACAGCGGGCACGGCTATTTGCTGTCCTCTTTCATATCGCCCCTGACCAACACCCGCACCGATGCCTATGGCGGATCGTTGGAAAACCGCATGCGGTTGGTGCTGGAAGTGGTCGGCGCCGTCCGTGCAGAAGTCGGCCCGGACTATCCGGTATGGGTAAAGCTGGATTCGCGTGAAGTCGGCAAACCCGGCGGCATCACCGTGGAAGACGCGCAGCAATCGGCAAAGATGCTGGAGGCAGCCGGTGTCGATGCCCTGACCATGACCACCTATCACGATACCGGGGACGGCAAACTGCATTCGGAATCGCACACACCACATGTGGATGCCTGGAACCTGCCCGCGACGGCAAAAGTGAAGGCGGCGGTATCGATCCCGGTGCTCGGTTCTGGCCGCGTCGAACCCGATGTGGGCGATCGCGCAATTGGCAAAGGCGAAGTCGATTTCATCGCCATGGGGCGCAAACTGTTGGCTGATCCGCACCTGCCGAACAAACTGGCTGCGGGTAATCCCGAAAAGGTGCGCCCTTGCATCTATTGCTACACCTGCATCAGCGCGATCTACATGAGCGATCACGCCCGTTGCGCGGTCAATCCCGAACTGGGGTACGAATATCAACAAAAGCCCAAACCTGCGGGCAACCAGCATATTGCCGTTATCGGCGGCGGCCCCGGCGGCATGGAATCGGCCCGCAGGCTGGCAGCCCTTGGCAACAAGGTCACGCTGATCGAAAAGAGCGACCGTCTGGGCGGCACGCTGCGCTTCGCCTCGCTCGCTTACGAACCCAACGAACGCCTGCTGAACTGGCTCCGCGCCGAAGTGGCGGAAGCCAGCATCGACGTGCGCCTTTCCACCGAAGCAACCCCGGAACTGCTGCGCCAATTGGGCGTGGACAAGGTTATTGTTGCCACGGGCGCCATTCGCGGCATGCCACCGATCCCGGGCAACGATTTGCCACATGTGTTCTCCGGCGATGACATGCGCAACATGATGCTGGGCGAAAGCTCCAGCGAACTGAAGCGCAAGACCGGCCTGCTCACCCGGATGGCAACCAAAATCGGCGCCGCCACGGGTGTGACCGCCAATCTCGACGTGGTGCGCAAGGCCACGCATGCGTGGATGCCGCTGGGCCAGAACATCGTGATTATCGGCGGCGAACTGGTCGGTATCGAACTGGCCGAATTCCTGCATGAACGGGGGCGGACGGTCACGGTGGTGGATGAGGCCCCGCGTCTGGGCAAGGGCCTTCTCCTTGTGCGCCGCATGCGCATTCTTGCCGAACTGGCGGAACATGGGGTGTCGCTGCAGGCCGGTGCGGCGGATATCACCATCGACAAGGACGCTGTCCGCTTCGTCGATGCAGCGGGACAGGCGCAGACCGTACCCGCCGACAATGTGATCGTGGCACGGGGTGCCGAAGGCAATCTGGCGCTGGCGGAACTGCTGCGCGCCGAAGGCTTCACAGTGGAAACCGTGGGCGATGCCAATGGCGTGGGCTACATCGAAGGGGCGATGCGCGGCGCGGCAGAAGCCGTGGCCGCCATCTGA
- a CDS encoding TetR/AcrR family transcriptional regulator: MADAIAMEDADGMPPNARGNALQMAQREATRDRLVEGAVRVFTRKGYAACVVADVLKEAHVSRASFYAHFASMQALVAEIADRFAPVWQPHYRELANLPGKTLEQLTGWCARMVRFYRENEAVCVILAQASLLDQEIYGKTSGYQDVLADMIADSEPGLAHLRYDPDARLRIGLVLSQLDRACYYLGVRNWEGDPQVGIATMAAQLHHFLHGELRRGGAAAG; encoded by the coding sequence ATGGCCGACGCAATCGCTATGGAAGATGCCGATGGCATGCCGCCCAACGCCAGGGGCAACGCCTTGCAAATGGCCCAGCGCGAGGCCACGCGCGATCGTCTGGTGGAAGGGGCGGTGCGCGTCTTCACGCGCAAGGGGTATGCCGCCTGTGTCGTGGCTGATGTGCTCAAGGAGGCGCATGTCAGCCGGGCATCGTTCTATGCCCATTTCGCGTCGATGCAGGCCCTTGTTGCCGAGATAGCCGATCGCTTCGCGCCCGTCTGGCAACCGCATTATCGCGAACTGGCGAATCTGCCTGGCAAAACGCTGGAACAACTGACCGGCTGGTGCGCGCGTATGGTGCGCTTTTACCGCGAGAACGAAGCGGTTTGCGTCATCCTTGCGCAGGCGTCGCTGCTGGATCAGGAAATTTACGGCAAAACCTCTGGCTATCAGGATGTCCTGGCCGACATGATCGCCGACAGCGAGCCGGGGCTGGCCCATCTGCGGTACGATCCCGACGCGCGGTTACGTATTGGGCTGGTGCTTAGCCAGCTCGACCGCGCATGCTATTATCTGGGGGTGCGCAATTGGGAGGGCGATCCGCAAGTGGGGATCGCGACCATGGCCGCGCAGCTCCATCATTTTCTTCATGGCGAATTGCGACGCGGCGGCGCAGCGGCCGGTTAG
- a CDS encoding SDR family NAD(P)-dependent oxidoreductase has protein sequence MSERLEGKCVIVIGAGTGIGAATVRRLAKEGARVCVADINGDAAAAVADGVRAVGGDAISVAVDITDQAAVDAAVKTAVDHFGRLDGAHINAADLRVIFQDSDALDVDLEVFDRTIDVNLRGHLRCTKAVLPHLLASGGGAIVYTSSAAGHEGEPTRPSYAASKSGLNALMRHVARRWGKEGLTANAVAPGFVLTPEMIAGGQVPPDFVEQCLRGVSSTRLGSVDDIAAMVALLLSEDGRWINGQVMHVNGGALMR, from the coding sequence ATGAGTGAGCGGCTGGAAGGCAAGTGCGTTATCGTTATCGGCGCAGGCACCGGCATTGGTGCGGCCACGGTCAGACGGCTTGCCAAGGAAGGCGCACGCGTGTGCGTGGCGGACATCAATGGGGATGCCGCGGCGGCTGTTGCCGACGGTGTGCGTGCAGTCGGTGGCGATGCCATTTCCGTGGCGGTCGATATCACCGATCAGGCGGCTGTGGATGCGGCTGTGAAAACCGCGGTGGATCATTTTGGCAGGCTGGATGGCGCGCATATCAACGCGGCGGACTTGCGCGTAATCTTTCAGGACAGCGATGCGCTCGACGTCGATCTGGAGGTGTTCGATCGCACGATCGACGTGAACCTGCGCGGGCATCTGCGTTGCACCAAGGCGGTCCTGCCGCATCTCCTGGCCAGTGGCGGGGGTGCGATCGTCTACACCAGTTCGGCAGCCGGGCATGAGGGTGAGCCGACCCGCCCTTCCTATGCCGCGTCGAAAAGCGGGCTGAACGCACTGATGCGCCACGTCGCCCGGCGTTGGGGCAAGGAAGGGCTTACCGCCAATGCCGTTGCCCCCGGTTTCGTCCTGACACCGGAAATGATCGCGGGCGGGCAGGTCCCCCCTGATTTCGTCGAACAGTGCCTCCGGGGTGTCAGCAGCACCCGGCTGGGCAGCGTGGATGATATCGCGGCTATGGTGGCCCTGCTGCTGTCCGAAGACGGCCGCTGGATCAACGGGCAGGTCATGCACGTCAATGGCGGCGCGCTGATGCGTTGA
- a CDS encoding flavin-containing monooxygenase — protein MSSVNNGSERKLRYAVIGAGMAGVLAAIRLKQRGEDFTVYEKAARLGGTWRENRYPGLTCDVPAHAYTYSFEPYPEWRAFYADGGEIQTYFEKTAEKYGVTPHIRFNSEVVSTAWDDERQVWKLGLIGGEQVEVDVVIAASGVLHHVNVPDIPGLDTFEGHAFHTARWDDDARIDGAKVGLVGCGSTGIQIVTALADKVEKLVHFQRSPQWIMPVEQFAYSDADREAFRNDPALMDAIRFSDEYIGNVRRFTDGITDFNSPEIKAVQDLCEQYLNAKITDPELRAKLTPNYQAACKRLVYSWCYYDEVQKPSVYVETGGIERVEPKGVRMKDGTFHELDTLILATGFKADRFIRPTTVLGEGGRSLDDAWATRPTAYYAVTIPEFPNFFMLNGPTGPVGNFSLIDIAERQWDYIEQLLDLIRKGEAKAVAPSAAAHEDYEERRIAAAKKTIFGSGCSSWYLDATGVPASWPWSYDAFAEAMAAPKMADYVIS, from the coding sequence ATGTCCTCTGTGAATAACGGGTCAGAACGCAAGTTGCGCTATGCGGTGATCGGGGCCGGCATGGCCGGTGTGCTCGCGGCCATCAGGCTGAAGCAGCGTGGCGAAGACTTCACCGTCTATGAAAAAGCGGCGCGTCTGGGCGGCACATGGCGTGAAAACCGCTATCCGGGCCTGACGTGCGACGTGCCTGCCCATGCCTACACCTACAGCTTCGAACCCTATCCGGAGTGGAGGGCGTTCTATGCCGATGGCGGTGAAATCCAGACCTATTTCGAGAAGACGGCAGAAAAGTACGGCGTGACGCCGCATATCCGTTTCAACAGCGAAGTCGTTTCTACCGCGTGGGACGATGAACGGCAGGTCTGGAAGCTGGGCTTGATTGGCGGTGAACAGGTCGAGGTCGACGTCGTGATCGCGGCATCGGGCGTGCTGCACCATGTTAATGTGCCGGATATTCCCGGTCTCGACACCTTTGAAGGCCATGCGTTCCATACCGCCCGTTGGGATGATGACGCCCGGATCGATGGCGCGAAGGTGGGTCTGGTCGGTTGTGGTTCCACCGGTATCCAGATTGTCACGGCACTGGCCGACAAGGTGGAGAAGCTGGTCCACTTCCAGCGTTCGCCGCAGTGGATCATGCCGGTCGAACAGTTTGCCTATTCGGATGCAGACCGCGAAGCCTTCCGCAATGACCCTGCGCTGATGGATGCGATCCGCTTCAGCGATGAATATATCGGCAATGTCCGCCGCTTCACTGACGGTATCACCGACTTCAACAGCCCCGAGATCAAGGCGGTGCAGGATCTGTGCGAACAGTATCTCAATGCCAAGATCACCGATCCGGAACTGCGGGCGAAGCTGACGCCGAATTATCAGGCGGCGTGCAAGCGGCTGGTCTATTCCTGGTGCTATTACGATGAAGTGCAGAAGCCTTCGGTCTATGTCGAAACGGGCGGTATCGAACGGGTCGAACCGAAAGGCGTGCGGATGAAGGACGGCACGTTCCACGAACTCGACACGCTGATCCTTGCAACGGGTTTCAAGGCGGATCGCTTTATCCGTCCGACCACGGTGCTGGGCGAAGGCGGCCGTTCGCTGGACGATGCCTGGGCCACGCGCCCGACGGCCTATTATGCCGTGACAATCCCGGAATTCCCCAATTTCTTCATGCTCAACGGGCCAACCGGGCCAGTGGGCAACTTCTCGCTTATCGATATTGCTGAACGCCAGTGGGACTATATCGAGCAGTTGCTCGACCTGATCCGCAAGGGTGAGGCGAAGGCTGTCGCGCCGAGCGCGGCCGCACACGAAGATTACGAGGAACGGCGTATCGCCGCAGCCAAGAAGACGATTTTCGGTTCGGGTTGTTCGAGCTGGTACCTCGATGCCACGGGCGTTCCGGCAAGCTGGCCGTGGAGCTACGACGCCTTTGCCGAAGCCATGGCAGCGCCGAAGATGGCCGATTACGTCATCAGCTAG